The following coding sequences lie in one Candidatus Nitrospira allomarina genomic window:
- a CDS encoding glycosyltransferase family 4 protein, with the protein MDLLCDPLDPPLAMPMVSPTLSRYQRPMRILHTESSSGMGGQEYRVLEEAQGMEKRGHTVIVAAPHGSQLAALAKQRGLQVKTTTSGKRGWITLIPSYLRILKHYEIDVVNTHGSLDSWTASIAGRISSRRPIIVRTRHKSTPVSRTWRHRLLYGKLPHVVTTTGEAVRQGLMTGNRLSPSRVISIPTGVDLDRFHPQHPDVSLRKSLGLGSQGPLIGAVTFLRPEKGMAVLVEAVRWLTPRFPSIECLIIGDGGEQPALLSRIRELGLEHCVHLIGFRQDVPAMLAILDVVVIPSFEEGIPQSLTQALAMERPVVASAVGGVPEVVQDGLNGLLVPPRDPEILAEKISCLLSDPIAATRMGKIGRQVIHERFSMEHMLTQTELVYRQLMQSYAPVGV; encoded by the coding sequence ATGGACCTTCTCTGCGATCCCCTTGATCCCCCATTGGCGATGCCGATGGTAAGCCCAACTCTCTCTCGTTATCAGAGACCCATGCGCATTCTTCACACGGAATCTTCTTCAGGGATGGGAGGGCAGGAATACCGCGTGTTGGAGGAAGCGCAAGGCATGGAGAAGCGTGGTCATACGGTCATCGTCGCTGCCCCTCATGGGAGTCAATTGGCCGCCCTGGCAAAACAGCGAGGGCTCCAGGTCAAAACAACCACGTCCGGCAAGCGAGGGTGGATCACGTTAATCCCTTCCTATTTGCGAATCTTGAAACACTATGAAATTGATGTGGTCAATACGCACGGGTCTCTTGATAGTTGGACGGCGTCGATTGCCGGACGGATTTCGTCCCGACGGCCCATCATTGTCCGGACCCGCCATAAAAGCACGCCAGTCTCACGGACGTGGCGGCATCGACTCCTCTATGGAAAATTGCCGCATGTCGTCACCACCACGGGTGAGGCGGTCAGACAGGGATTGATGACAGGAAACCGGCTGAGCCCTTCCCGGGTCATTTCGATTCCCACGGGAGTTGATTTGGACCGGTTCCATCCTCAACACCCGGATGTGTCCTTACGAAAGAGTTTGGGGCTTGGAAGCCAAGGTCCGCTGATCGGAGCCGTCACCTTTCTGCGCCCGGAAAAGGGCATGGCCGTCTTGGTCGAGGCGGTCCGGTGGCTCACGCCACGTTTTCCTAGCATCGAGTGCCTCATCATCGGAGATGGCGGAGAACAGCCGGCACTGTTGAGTCGCATTCGAGAGCTTGGCTTGGAGCACTGTGTGCATCTCATCGGGTTTCGGCAGGATGTGCCGGCTATGCTGGCGATACTGGATGTGGTGGTCATTCCTTCTTTTGAAGAAGGTATTCCCCAATCTCTCACTCAAGCCTTAGCTATGGAACGTCCTGTGGTCGCTTCTGCGGTGGGAGGGGTGCCCGAAGTGGTGCAGGATGGCCTGAACGGTCTGTTGGTCCCTCCACGAGACCCCGAGATCTTAGCCGAGAAAATTTCCTGTCTTCTGTCTGATCCCATTGCCGCGA